One genomic segment of Stenotrophomonas sp. 704A1 includes these proteins:
- a CDS encoding TetR/AcrR family transcriptional regulator has product MNKPARGLRSDGEATRTRILEAAGELFATTGYAETSSKAIAAQAQVDLASINYHFGNRSGLYQAVLAASHGRLLDMAALRQLVGSGLSPSSKLRVLIEQLVERATQEPQAWQLRVLAREVLSPTSHLQILFQDEAQPKMALLKHMLGEITQIPPEDPALTRCLLNVIAPCLMLLVGGRSFPGPLQEIFQMPSQTIASHLYHFAIGGLEAISREYAEQAEIRGKPGSPATK; this is encoded by the coding sequence ATGAACAAACCTGCACGCGGACTTCGCTCGGATGGCGAGGCCACCCGAACCCGGATACTTGAGGCGGCGGGCGAGCTGTTCGCCACCACGGGGTATGCCGAGACCTCCTCAAAGGCCATCGCTGCCCAGGCCCAGGTGGATTTGGCGTCGATCAACTACCACTTCGGCAACCGCAGTGGTCTGTATCAAGCCGTGCTGGCGGCGTCTCATGGCCGGCTGCTGGACATGGCCGCCCTGCGGCAACTCGTCGGCAGCGGGTTGTCTCCCTCGTCGAAGTTGCGCGTGCTGATCGAGCAGTTGGTCGAGCGCGCGACTCAGGAACCCCAAGCATGGCAGTTGCGTGTCCTGGCCAGGGAAGTGCTGTCCCCGACCTCGCACCTGCAGATCCTTTTCCAGGACGAAGCACAGCCGAAGATGGCGCTCCTCAAGCACATGCTCGGCGAGATCACGCAGATACCCCCGGAAGACCCCGCCCTGACCCGGTGCCTGCTCAACGTGATCGCCCCCTGCCTGATGCTGCTGGTCGGTGGACGCAGTTTCCCCGGCCCGTTGCAGGAGATCTTCCAGATGCCTTCTCAGACGATTGCGAGCCACCTGTACCACTTCGCCATAGGGGGGCTGGAGGCGATATCCAGGGAGTACGCGGAGCAGGCCGAAATCCGAGGCAAGCCCGGATCGCCAGCGACGAAGTAG